From the genome of candidate division WOR-3 bacterium:
AAAAAAGGATGTAGTTATATTGCTTGACTCTTTAACAAGGCTAACAAGAGCTCATAATGTTTTAGCAGCCCATTCAGGAAGAACTCTTTCAGGTGGTCTTGATGCAACTGCTTTAATAGAACCAAGGAAATTTTTCGGTGCAGCAAGAAATATTGAAGAAGGAGGTTCTTTAACAATAATAGCTTCCTGTTTGATAGAAACAGGTTCAAGAATGGATGATGTGATATACGAAGAATTCAAAGGAACAGGTAATATGGAAATAATACTTGATAGAAAACTTGCTGAAAGGAGAATTTTCCCTGCCATTGATTTAAAGAAATCAGGAACAAGAAGGGAAGAACTTTTACTTCCAAATTCTGTTTTAAACAAAGTATGGATTCTAAGAAAGTTAATCGCAGAAATGAGTAATGTTGAGTCTATGGAGTTTCTTATTCAAAAAATGAGGTTATATAGAACCAATGAAGAATTTCTTGAAGCAATGACACAGCAGAAGTGAATATCTTATAATTCTTTAGGGGCGGGTAGTTCAGCCTGGTTAGAACGCCTGTCTCACATACAGGAGGTCCGAGGTTCAAATCCTCGCCCGCCCATTGTCTAAAAAATATGAAAAAATTGTTTATAACTTTATTTCTAATAATAACTGTAAATGCCCTTGAAGTAAAGGAGGTTTATATATGCAGAAATGTGGAAAATAGGACTCCAGTACAAACGGATACACTTTTTGAAAGTGGTGTAGGATACCTATACTGCTACACTGTTCTTAAATCAGAAAAACCAGATACAGTATATCATGAATGGATATATAATAATGAAGTAAAGGCAAAAATAAAACTTGCTATCACTACCCCATCAGAAAATTATAGAACATGGAGCAAAAAAACTATAATGTCACTTTTTACTGGTGAATGGACTGTAAGAATTAAAAATTCAAAGGATTCAATTTTAAAGGAAATAAAAT
Proteins encoded in this window:
- a CDS encoding DUF2914 domain-containing protein encodes the protein MKKLFITLFLIITVNALEVKEVYICRNVENRTPVQTDTLFESGVGYLYCYTVLKSEKPDTVYHEWIYNNEVKAKIKLAITTPSENYRTWSKKTIMSLFTGEWTVRIKNSKDSILKEIKFKIK